The Collimonas sp. PA-H2 genome contains a region encoding:
- a CDS encoding ribbon-helix-helix protein, CopG family, producing the protein MESKTARLTILIDPVKKKAFDELCLAQDLTPSQVIRQMIREYLERHHVDYPTKAVARTPKPNNK; encoded by the coding sequence ATGGAATCAAAAACTGCGCGACTAACCATCCTGATTGATCCCGTGAAGAAGAAAGCGTTTGACGAGCTGTGCCTTGCGCAAGACTTGACGCCATCGCAGGTGATACGGCAAATGATCCGCGAATATCTGGAGCGCCATCATGTCGATTACCCGACCAAAGCCGTCGCCAGGACACCCAAGCCAAATAACAAGTAG
- a CDS encoding YkgJ family cysteine cluster protein encodes MKNNVHIVKFFRQRIPAFTCVPGCHDCCGPVLASTEEMARLPRKSAQEQDAALAALSCPHLGADGCQVYDERPLVCRLFGTTPRLACPNGKRPAAMIDPLIEERIYRYFTQTRHVLV; translated from the coding sequence ATGAAAAACAATGTACACATAGTCAAGTTCTTCCGCCAGCGGATCCCGGCATTTACCTGCGTGCCAGGCTGCCATGACTGCTGCGGACCGGTGCTGGCCTCAACCGAAGAGATGGCAAGGCTGCCGCGCAAGAGCGCGCAGGAGCAAGATGCCGCGCTGGCAGCGCTGAGCTGTCCGCATCTGGGCGCCGACGGCTGCCAAGTGTATGACGAGCGTCCGCTGGTCTGCCGGCTGTTCGGCACCACGCCCAGGCTTGCCTGCCCGAATGGCAAGCGGCCTGCGGCGATGATCGATCCGCTGATAGAAGAGCGGATCTACCGTTATTTCACGCAGACGCGCCATGTGCTGGTTTGA
- a CDS encoding fused MFS/spermidine synthase, producing the protein MFLDNIFDLAKFSADGRPVIYKNTHSISLLFDSSAVQSEMYLSEPDELLLGYTITMMGFLLFNDAPKKIAMVGLGGGSLVKYCYRHLPQSVIVVAENNPEVIALRKHFEIPQDDHRLQIVCLDGCQLVRDAENDYDVLLVDGFDRSGQPPQLCSQGFYDDCYQSLAQDGMMVVNLLGNSNDTDLYLDRIQRSFDGAAIAVDATESGNRIVFACKGERLDTAEQSLLRQLKDLPPRHALMLRLTAQNIMQQRRNDKLAATFA; encoded by the coding sequence ATGTTTCTAGACAATATTTTCGACCTCGCTAAATTTTCCGCCGACGGCCGTCCTGTCATTTATAAGAACACACACTCGATTTCGCTGCTGTTCGACAGCAGCGCGGTACAGAGCGAGATGTACCTGAGTGAACCGGACGAATTGCTGCTGGGCTACACCATCACGATGATGGGCTTTCTACTCTTCAACGATGCGCCGAAGAAGATCGCCATGGTAGGTCTGGGCGGCGGCTCGCTGGTGAAGTATTGTTATCGCCACCTGCCGCAGTCCGTCATCGTGGTGGCCGAGAACAACCCGGAAGTGATCGCCCTGAGAAAACATTTCGAGATACCCCAGGACGACCACAGACTGCAGATTGTCTGCCTGGATGGCTGCCAACTGGTGCGCGACGCTGAGAACGACTACGACGTCCTGCTGGTGGACGGATTTGACCGCTCCGGGCAGCCGCCCCAGCTATGCAGCCAGGGATTCTATGACGACTGTTACCAGTCGCTGGCGCAGGACGGTATGATGGTGGTCAACCTGCTCGGCAACAGTAACGATACGGACCTGTATCTGGATCGCATTCAACGCAGCTTTGACGGCGCGGCGATTGCTGTCGATGCCACGGAATCCGGCAACCGGATCGTGTTCGCATGCAAAGGAGAGCGGCTCGACACCGCGGAACAAAGCTTGCTAAGACAGTTGAAAGATCTGCCGCCGCGTCATGCGCTGATGCTGCGCCTGACTGCACAAAACATTATGCAGCAACGCAGGAACGATAAGCTGGCCGCGACGTTCGCTTGA
- a CDS encoding transferase spermidine synthase has protein sequence MNVPCSFEQLLEKSGGQPFVFDHGDMRTLHFDHKYVQSAMSIAAPDKLLLSYTRAMMGFMLFQAAPKHILLVGLGGGSLAKYCYRHLPGARITVLELSAEVIALRDEFMIPPDDARFRVIHADAAAYMQALQGNTADIIMLDGFSADGPAEALSTSSFYAACLRNLSAGGILVSNLWDRPDFLVHAIAQALTASDWRIWWCRTSDSHNCIAFFVKGSVMPAFRPVMLHRAKKLDARFGLQLSELMPSFQLVCDNPEQEPV, from the coding sequence ATGAACGTACCCTGCTCCTTTGAACAATTGCTCGAAAAAAGCGGCGGACAACCCTTTGTCTTCGACCATGGCGACATGCGTACGCTGCATTTCGACCATAAGTACGTACAAAGCGCGATGTCGATTGCGGCGCCCGACAAATTGTTGCTGAGCTACACCCGGGCGATGATGGGTTTCATGCTGTTTCAGGCTGCTCCCAAACACATCTTGCTGGTCGGCCTGGGCGGCGGCTCGCTCGCCAAATATTGCTATCGCCACCTACCCGGCGCCCGCATCACCGTGCTGGAACTGAGCGCAGAAGTGATCGCCTTGCGCGACGAGTTCATGATTCCCCCCGACGACGCGCGCTTCCGGGTGATCCATGCCGACGCCGCCGCCTACATGCAGGCACTGCAAGGGAATACCGCGGACATCATCATGCTGGACGGTTTTTCCGCCGACGGTCCGGCCGAAGCACTCAGCACCAGTAGCTTCTATGCGGCTTGCCTGCGCAACCTTAGCGCTGGAGGCATCCTGGTCTCCAATTTATGGGACCGTCCGGATTTCCTGGTGCACGCCATCGCCCAGGCGCTGACCGCCTCCGACTGGCGCATATGGTGGTGCCGCACCAGCGACAGCCACAACTGCATCGCCTTCTTTGTCAAAGGCAGCGTCATGCCAGCCTTCAGGCCGGTAATGCTCCATCGCGCAAAAAAACTGGACGCGCGCTTTGGATTGCAGCTGTCGGAACTGATGCCATCGTTCCAGCTGGTCTGCGATAATCCGGAACAAGAGCCGGTATAA
- the pyk gene encoding pyruvate kinase: MRRQRKAKIVATLGPASADQSTIQALFEAGADVFRFNFSHGSHADHQQRYEIVRAVEKAVGRPIAILADLQGPKLRIGQFADGKIELHAGQEFTLDRDTTPGSSQRVCLPHPELFAVIAGGQALLLDDGKVRLEVQSCDGQSIRTRVVNSGTLSDRKGVNVPDAVLPIPALTEKDKRDLKFALELGVDWIALSFVQRPEDVLEARALIGDRASILSKLEKPAALEQLDAIVQVSDAIMVARGDLGVELPPERVPGVQKRILRVCRQHGKPIVIATQMLESMITSPVPTRAEASDVASAIYDGADAVMLSAESASGAYPLPAVSIMDRIITEVERDPLYQNMLDAQHETPLPNRGDAICSALRDVTRIIGAKVTVTYTSSGHTSLRAARERPMAPILSITPKLATARRLALVWGVHSTISEQVHNESEMVTAACQTAFKEGFAKVGDQIAITAGMPFGQPGSTNLLRLAEIWAQ, translated from the coding sequence ATGCGCCGCCAACGTAAAGCAAAAATCGTCGCCACGCTCGGTCCCGCCAGCGCCGACCAGAGCACCATCCAGGCCTTGTTCGAAGCAGGCGCCGACGTCTTCCGTTTCAATTTCAGCCACGGCAGCCATGCCGACCACCAGCAGCGCTACGAGATCGTCCGCGCGGTGGAAAAAGCGGTCGGCCGGCCGATCGCCATCCTGGCCGACCTGCAAGGTCCGAAACTGCGCATCGGCCAGTTCGCCGACGGCAAGATCGAACTGCACGCCGGCCAGGAATTCACGCTGGACCGCGACACCACGCCAGGCAGCAGCCAGCGCGTCTGCCTGCCGCATCCGGAACTGTTTGCAGTGATCGCCGGCGGCCAGGCTCTGCTGCTGGATGACGGCAAGGTGCGGCTGGAAGTACAGTCCTGCGACGGCCAGTCTATCCGCACCCGGGTGGTCAACAGCGGTACTTTGTCGGACCGCAAAGGCGTCAACGTGCCGGATGCGGTGCTGCCGATCCCGGCGCTGACTGAGAAAGACAAGCGCGACCTGAAATTTGCGCTGGAACTGGGCGTCGACTGGATTGCATTGTCCTTCGTGCAGCGGCCGGAAGACGTGCTGGAAGCGCGCGCCCTGATCGGCGACCGCGCCAGCATCCTGTCGAAGCTGGAAAAGCCGGCGGCGCTGGAACAGCTGGACGCCATCGTGCAAGTTTCGGACGCCATCATGGTGGCGCGCGGCGACCTCGGCGTGGAACTGCCGCCGGAGCGCGTGCCGGGTGTGCAAAAGCGCATCTTGCGCGTCTGCCGCCAGCACGGCAAGCCGATCGTGATCGCCACCCAGATGCTGGAATCGATGATCACCTCGCCGGTGCCGACCCGCGCCGAAGCGTCCGACGTCGCCAGCGCCATCTATGATGGCGCCGATGCGGTGATGCTGTCGGCCGAATCGGCCAGCGGCGCTTATCCGCTGCCGGCCGTCTCCATCATGGACCGCATCATCACCGAAGTCGAGCGCGATCCGCTGTACCAGAACATGCTGGATGCGCAGCACGAAACGCCGTTGCCGAACCGCGGCGACGCCATCTGTTCGGCGCTGCGCGATGTGACCCGCATCATCGGCGCCAAGGTCACCGTGACTTACACCAGTTCCGGCCACACCAGTCTGCGTGCTGCGCGTGAACGGCCGATGGCGCCTATCCTCAGCATCACGCCGAAGCTGGCCACCGCGCGCCGGCTGGCGCTGGTATGGGGCGTGCATTCCACCATCAGCGAGCAGGTGCACAACGAAAGCGAAATGGTGACTGCCGCTTGCCAGACCGCCTTCAAGGAAGGCTTCGCCAAAGTTGGCGACCAGATCGCGATCACCGCCGGTATGCCGTTCGGCCAGCCGGGCAGCACTAATCTGTTGCGTCTGGCGGAAATCTGGGCGCAGTAA
- a CDS encoding glycerate kinase: protein MTTLKPRQLLLDMYQAAVDAVSAAKCLPEYLAKIQAPSGQGRTLVIGAGKGAAAMAKTVEEHWQGELSGLVVTRYEHGADCKRIEVVEASHPVPDEAGRKAAARMLDMVQGLTADDLVICLISGGGSALLALPAAGITLEQKQAINKALLRSGATIFEMNCVRKHLSAIKGGRLALACAPARVVTLMISDIPGDDPGIIASGPTLADPTTCADALAVLRKYNIETPDAILKHLESGAGESAKPGDPRLERNQHYVIATAQDALDAAAATVVAAGLTPYILSDEMEGEARDIGLAHAALARQIARRGQPFSKPCVVISGGETTVTVRGKGRGGRNAEFLLSLAIALDGFPDIHAIACDTDGIDGSEDNAGAIYQPDSMRKAAELGLRPRAMLDNNDGYGFFSALGDLVVSGPTRTNVNDFRAIVIL from the coding sequence ATGACTACCCTCAAGCCCCGCCAGCTCCTCCTCGATATGTACCAGGCCGCGGTCGACGCCGTCAGCGCCGCCAAATGCCTGCCGGAATACCTGGCCAAGATCCAGGCGCCGTCCGGCCAAGGCCGCACACTGGTGATCGGCGCCGGCAAAGGCGCGGCAGCGATGGCCAAGACAGTGGAAGAGCATTGGCAAGGCGAACTGTCCGGGCTGGTGGTGACGCGCTATGAGCACGGCGCCGACTGCAAGCGCATCGAGGTAGTGGAAGCGTCGCATCCGGTGCCGGATGAAGCCGGCCGCAAGGCTGCCGCGCGCATGCTGGACATGGTGCAAGGTTTGACTGCCGACGATCTGGTGATTTGCCTGATTTCGGGCGGCGGCTCGGCCTTGCTGGCGCTACCGGCGGCTGGTATTACGCTGGAGCAGAAACAAGCGATCAACAAGGCGCTGCTGAGAAGCGGCGCCACCATTTTTGAAATGAATTGCGTGCGCAAGCACCTGTCTGCGATCAAGGGCGGCCGGCTGGCGCTGGCCTGCGCGCCGGCGCGGGTGGTGACGCTGATGATTTCCGATATCCCGGGCGACGATCCGGGCATCATCGCCAGCGGCCCGACCCTGGCCGATCCGACCACTTGCGCCGACGCCCTGGCGGTGCTGCGCAAATACAATATTGAAACGCCCGACGCTATTCTCAAGCACCTGGAATCCGGCGCCGGCGAAAGCGCCAAGCCGGGCGATCCGCGCCTGGAACGCAATCAGCACTATGTGATCGCGACCGCCCAGGATGCGCTGGATGCGGCAGCGGCCACCGTGGTTGCGGCCGGACTGACGCCCTACATCCTGTCCGACGAGATGGAAGGCGAGGCACGCGATATCGGCCTGGCGCATGCAGCGCTGGCGCGCCAGATCGCCCGCCGCGGGCAGCCGTTCAGCAAGCCATGCGTAGTGATTTCCGGCGGTGAAACCACCGTCACCGTGCGCGGCAAGGGCCGCGGCGGCCGCAATGCCGAATTCCTGCTGAGCTTGGCCATCGCGCTCGACGGCTTTCCGGATATCCACGCGATTGCCTGCGATACCGACGGCATCGACGGCTCCGAAGACAACGCCGGCGCCATCTACCAGCCGGATTCGATGCGCAAGGCGGCGGAACTGGGATTGCGTCCGCGCGCCATGCTCGACAACAACGACGGCTATGGCTTCTTCAGCGCGCTGGGCGACCTGGTGGTCAGCGGGCCGACGCGCACCAACGTCAACGATTTCCGCGCCATCGTGATTCTCTAA
- the glxR gene encoding 2-hydroxy-3-oxopropionate reductase: MAKVGFIGLGIMGAPMAENLQRGGHKLYLHDQKNPPAALIDGGATVCTSGAEVAKRADIIIVMVPDTPHVEAVLFGEKGVAEGLTAGKTVIDMSSISPIATKGFAKKINALGCEYLDAPVSGGEVGAKAASLTIMVGGSEGAFNDVKPLFELMGKNITLVGGNGDGQTTKVANQIIVALNIQAVAEALLFASKAGADPARVRQALMGGFAASRILEVHGERMVKRTFNPGFRIELHQKDLNLALQGAKALGVSLPNTAAVQELMNSCAANGLSGLDHSALCRAVEIMSNHEIAKV; encoded by the coding sequence ATGGCAAAAGTTGGCTTTATCGGACTCGGCATCATGGGCGCCCCTATGGCGGAAAACCTGCAGCGCGGCGGTCACAAGCTGTATCTGCATGACCAGAAGAATCCACCGGCAGCATTGATCGATGGCGGCGCCACGGTCTGTACTTCCGGCGCCGAAGTCGCCAAGCGCGCTGACATCATCATCGTCATGGTGCCGGACACCCCGCACGTGGAAGCCGTCCTGTTCGGCGAAAAAGGCGTGGCCGAAGGCCTGACAGCCGGCAAGACCGTGATCGACATGAGTTCGATTTCGCCGATCGCCACCAAAGGCTTCGCCAAGAAGATCAATGCTCTGGGTTGCGAATACCTGGATGCGCCGGTCTCCGGCGGCGAAGTCGGCGCCAAGGCCGCTTCGCTGACCATCATGGTGGGCGGCTCGGAAGGCGCGTTCAACGACGTCAAGCCTCTGTTTGAACTGATGGGCAAGAACATCACGCTGGTCGGCGGCAACGGCGACGGCCAGACTACCAAGGTAGCCAACCAGATCATCGTCGCGCTGAACATCCAGGCGGTTGCAGAAGCGCTGTTGTTTGCATCCAAGGCCGGCGCCGATCCTGCCCGTGTACGGCAGGCGCTGATGGGCGGCTTTGCTGCTTCGCGTATCCTGGAAGTGCATGGCGAGCGCATGGTCAAGCGTACTTTCAATCCGGGCTTCCGCATCGAACTGCACCAGAAGGACCTGAACCTGGCCTTGCAAGGCGCCAAGGCGCTGGGCGTATCGCTGCCGAACACGGCAGCGGTGCAAGAACTGATGAACTCCTGCGCAGCCAACGGCTTGAGCGGGCTCGATCACTCGGCGCTGTGCCGCGCGGTCGAAATCATGTCCAACCACGAAATCGCCAAGGTGTAA
- the hyi gene encoding hydroxypyruvate isomerase, which translates to MTKLAANLTMLFTELPFLERFDAAAKAGFKGVEFLFPYAFRAEQIADKLATNGLELVLHNLPAGNWEAGERGIACHPDRVSEFQQGVDDAIRYAKVLNVKQLNCLVGIVPVGVSSELAQATVVSNLKFAAEKLQAAGIRLLIEPINSFDIPGFFLTGTKQALDLIKATGSSNLFVQYDIYHMQRMEGELANTIKANLAQIKHVQLADNPGRFEPGTGEINYHFLFKFLEEIGYDGWIGCEYKPKAGTVEGLGWRAAHGL; encoded by the coding sequence ATGACAAAATTAGCGGCCAACCTGACCATGCTGTTCACCGAGCTGCCGTTCCTGGAACGCTTCGATGCTGCAGCCAAGGCCGGGTTCAAGGGAGTCGAATTCCTGTTCCCGTATGCCTTCCGCGCCGAACAGATCGCCGACAAGCTGGCCACCAACGGCCTGGAACTGGTCTTGCACAATCTGCCGGCAGGCAACTGGGAAGCCGGCGAGCGCGGTATCGCTTGCCATCCGGACCGCGTCAGCGAATTCCAGCAAGGCGTCGACGACGCGATCCGCTATGCCAAGGTGCTGAACGTCAAGCAACTGAACTGCCTGGTCGGTATCGTGCCGGTCGGCGTCAGCAGCGAGCTGGCGCAGGCTACCGTGGTCAGCAACCTGAAATTTGCCGCCGAAAAATTGCAGGCAGCGGGTATCCGTTTGCTGATCGAGCCGATCAACAGCTTCGACATCCCCGGCTTCTTCCTGACCGGCACGAAACAGGCGCTGGACCTGATCAAGGCAACCGGTTCCAGCAATCTGTTCGTGCAGTACGACATCTATCACATGCAAAGAATGGAAGGCGAGCTGGCCAACACGATCAAGGCCAACCTGGCGCAGATCAAGCATGTGCAGCTCGCGGACAATCCGGGCCGTTTCGAGCCGGGTACAGGCGAAATCAATTATCACTTTCTGTTCAAGTTCCTGGAAGAGATCGGCTACGACGGCTGGATCGGCTGCGAGTACAAGCCGAAGGCCGGCACGGTAGAAGGTCTCGGCTGGCGCGCAGCGCACGGCCTGTAA
- the gcl gene encoding glyoxylate carboligase, with product MAKMKAVDAVMHVLAKEGCVQAFGVPGAAINPFYSAMKRHGGIEHVLARHVEGASHMAEGYTRANPGNIGICIGTSGPAGTDMITGLYSAQADSIPILCITGQAPRARLYKEDFQAVDIESIAKPVTKWAVTVREPALLPRVFQQAFHVMRSGRPGPVLIDMPFDVQMAEIEFDADTYEPLPVYKPAASRAQIEKALTMLNEAERPLLTIGGGVINADAADLAVEFAELTGVPVIPTLMAWGAIPDDHPQMAGMVGLQTSHRYGNATMLASDFVLGIGNRWANRHTGSVEVFTKGRKFVHVDIEPTQIGRVFGPDYGIVSDAKAALKLFVEVAKELKAAGKLPDRSKWLGECQERKRTMQRRTHFENVPVKPQRVYEEMNRAFGRDTCYVSTIGLSQIAAAQFLHVYHARHWINCGQAGPLGWTISAALGVCVADPKREVVAISGDYDFQFMIEELAVGAQFNLPYLHVVVNNSYLGLIRQAQRGFEMDYCVQLAFENVNAPELNGYGVDHVAVVEGLGCKAIRVTDPNGIQDAFAQAKRLMKEFRVPVVVEIILERVTNVSMGTEIDAINEFEELATSRDHAPTAVSLLD from the coding sequence ATGGCAAAGATGAAGGCAGTTGACGCAGTAATGCACGTATTGGCGAAAGAGGGCTGTGTGCAAGCCTTTGGCGTGCCAGGCGCCGCAATTAACCCGTTCTACTCTGCCATGAAAAGGCATGGCGGCATCGAGCACGTACTGGCGCGCCACGTTGAAGGCGCATCGCACATGGCGGAAGGCTACACCCGCGCCAACCCGGGCAATATCGGTATCTGTATCGGTACCTCCGGCCCAGCCGGCACCGACATGATCACCGGCTTGTACTCGGCCCAGGCGGATTCGATTCCTATCCTCTGCATTACCGGCCAGGCGCCGCGCGCCCGTCTGTACAAGGAAGATTTCCAGGCCGTCGATATCGAATCGATCGCCAAGCCGGTCACCAAGTGGGCGGTCACCGTGCGTGAGCCAGCCCTGTTGCCACGCGTGTTCCAGCAGGCTTTCCACGTCATGCGCTCCGGCCGTCCAGGCCCGGTCCTGATCGACATGCCGTTCGATGTGCAGATGGCCGAGATCGAATTCGATGCGGACACCTACGAACCTTTGCCAGTCTACAAGCCGGCTGCTTCGCGCGCCCAGATCGAAAAAGCATTGACCATGCTGAATGAAGCAGAGCGTCCGTTGCTGACCATCGGCGGCGGCGTCATCAATGCCGATGCGGCCGACCTCGCGGTTGAGTTCGCCGAGCTGACCGGCGTGCCGGTGATCCCGACCTTGATGGCATGGGGCGCGATCCCTGACGATCATCCGCAAATGGCGGGCATGGTCGGTCTGCAGACCAGCCATCGCTACGGCAACGCCACCATGCTGGCGTCCGACTTCGTGCTCGGCATCGGCAACCGCTGGGCCAACCGCCACACCGGTTCGGTGGAAGTATTCACCAAGGGCCGCAAGTTCGTCCACGTCGACATCGAGCCGACCCAGATCGGCCGCGTGTTCGGTCCGGACTATGGCATCGTATCTGACGCCAAGGCCGCCTTGAAGCTGTTCGTCGAAGTCGCCAAGGAATTGAAGGCCGCCGGCAAGTTGCCGGACCGTTCGAAATGGCTGGGCGAGTGCCAGGAGCGCAAGCGCACCATGCAGCGCCGTACCCACTTCGAAAACGTGCCGGTCAAGCCGCAGCGCGTGTACGAAGAAATGAACCGGGCTTTCGGCCGCGACACTTGCTACGTCAGCACCATCGGCTTGTCGCAGATCGCCGCCGCACAGTTCCTGCACGTGTACCACGCGCGTCACTGGATCAACTGCGGTCAGGCTGGTCCTCTGGGCTGGACCATTTCGGCGGCGCTGGGTGTCTGCGTAGCCGATCCGAAACGCGAAGTGGTGGCGATTTCCGGCGACTATGACTTCCAGTTCATGATCGAAGAGCTGGCGGTAGGCGCGCAGTTCAACCTGCCTTACCTGCACGTGGTGGTGAACAACTCCTACCTCGGCCTGATCCGTCAGGCGCAGCGCGGCTTTGAAATGGATTACTGCGTGCAGCTGGCGTTTGAAAACGTCAACGCGCCGGAACTCAACGGCTACGGCGTCGACCATGTCGCGGTCGTCGAAGGCTTGGGTTGCAAGGCGATTCGTGTCACCGATCCGAACGGTATCCAGGATGCCTTCGCCCAGGCCAAGCGCTTGATGAAGGAATTCCGTGTGCCGGTGGTGGTGGAAATCATCCTGGAACGTGTCACCAACGTTTCCATGGGCACCGAGATCGACGCCATCAACGAGTTCGAAGAACTGGCCACCAGCCGTGACCACGCACCGACCGCTGTGTCCCTGCTCGACTGA
- a CDS encoding LysR family transcriptional regulator yields the protein MDKLKQIEAFVSVVEKGSLAGAALEQNITPVMLGRRIDALEKRLGTKLMHRTTRHLTLTEQGTVFLDHCRKLLTELDIAEKIISEGRHKATGHLVVSAPAAFGRKHVAPHAPAFIATNPEVQISFNLTDRVVDLVREGYDISIRIGGAIDPNFVAVKLASNRRVVCGTPEYFHRNGIPRTLEDIAKHNCLSFNLQGGQQRGWYFQQGGKPVIIKTAGNLDCNDGELLHRWVSEGLGLGWRSTWEIESQLASGELLTVLDEFALPHYDIMAVYPQQRHLPAKVRFFIDRLKSIYAQPDYWSKG from the coding sequence ATGGACAAACTCAAACAGATAGAAGCCTTCGTCAGTGTGGTCGAAAAAGGCAGCCTGGCAGGAGCGGCGCTGGAGCAGAACATTACCCCGGTGATGCTGGGGCGGCGCATCGACGCGCTGGAAAAGCGGCTCGGCACCAAGCTGATGCACCGCACCACCCGCCACCTGACGCTGACCGAGCAAGGCACGGTATTCCTCGACCATTGCCGCAAGCTGCTGACCGAGCTGGATATTGCCGAAAAAATCATCTCCGAAGGCCGCCATAAGGCTACCGGCCATCTGGTGGTGTCGGCGCCGGCCGCTTTCGGCCGCAAGCATGTGGCGCCGCATGCGCCGGCCTTTATCGCCACCAATCCGGAAGTGCAGATCTCGTTCAACCTGACCGACCGCGTGGTCGACCTGGTGCGCGAAGGCTATGACATCAGCATCCGCATCGGCGGCGCCATCGATCCGAACTTCGTCGCGGTCAAGCTGGCCAGCAACCGCCGCGTGGTGTGCGGCACGCCGGAATACTTTCATCGCAACGGCATCCCGCGCACGCTGGAAGACATCGCCAAGCACAACTGCCTGTCCTTCAACCTGCAAGGCGGCCAGCAGCGCGGCTGGTATTTCCAGCAAGGCGGCAAGCCCGTGATCATCAAGACTGCCGGCAACCTCGACTGCAATGACGGCGAGCTGTTGCACCGCTGGGTCAGCGAGGGCCTTGGCCTGGGTTGGCGTTCGACCTGGGAAATCGAATCGCAGCTGGCCTCTGGCGAACTGCTGACGGTGCTGGATGAATTCGCCTTGCCGCATTACGACATCATGGCGGTCTATCCGCAGCAGCGGCACCTGCCGGCCAAAGTGCGTTTCTTCATCGACCGCCTGAAATCGATTTATGCGCAGCCGGACTATTGGAGCAAGGGTTGA
- a CDS encoding glycine zipper 2TM domain-containing protein, protein MTIRKTTQQAMLAAVIGGTLLLGGCAAPYGGQGYGNQGYGNQGYSNPPPQTYPGYQQGGYQQNNNSNYGVVDAIDAVNTPSQGIGGAVVGGVLGGVVGHQVGHGTGNTLATIAGVVGGAVVGNQLEARNSPGSTSYNVRIRMNNNGYQTISVSNPGDLRVGDRVRVDNGQISRY, encoded by the coding sequence ATGACAATCCGCAAAACAACTCAACAAGCCATGCTGGCTGCAGTCATCGGCGGCACGCTGCTGCTCGGCGGCTGCGCCGCGCCGTATGGCGGACAAGGTTATGGCAACCAAGGCTATGGCAACCAAGGTTATAGCAATCCGCCTCCGCAAACTTATCCGGGTTACCAGCAGGGCGGCTACCAGCAAAACAATAACAGCAACTATGGCGTGGTCGATGCTATCGATGCCGTCAACACGCCTAGCCAAGGCATAGGCGGCGCGGTGGTCGGCGGCGTGCTGGGCGGCGTGGTCGGCCATCAGGTCGGTCACGGCACCGGCAATACCCTGGCCACTATCGCCGGCGTGGTCGGCGGCGCAGTGGTGGGCAACCAGCTGGAAGCGCGCAACAGCCCGGGCTCCACTTCCTACAATGTACGCATACGCATGAACAACAATGGCTACCAGACCATCAGCGTCAGCAATCCCGGCGATCTGCGGGTGGGCGACCGGGTGCGCGTCGACAACGGCCAGATTTCGCGCTATTAA